CCTCGCCGAGCGCGACGATGCCCAAGGTTGACCCGGCCCGGCTCGTGGCGTTCGACGTGCTGCGGGCGGTGGCGGACAACGACGCCTACGCCAACCTCGAGCTCTCCCGGTTGCTGCGCGAGCAGGGTCTCGGCGGCCGTGACGCCGCCCTGGCGACCGAGCTCGTCGGCGGCACGTTGCGGGCGCTGGGCACCTACGACGACATCGTCGACCGGTTGGTGACCCGCGAGCTCGACCCGCCCGTGCGTGACGCGCTCCGGCTCGGGGCGCACCAGCTGCTGGCGATGCGGGTCCCGACGCACGCGGCTGTCGACACCACCGTGGGCCTGGTGAAGGACCGCATCGGCCACAAGCCGTCCGGACTGGTCAACGCGGTCCTGCGCAAGATCGCGGCGCAGCCGCTCGAGGCCTGGATGCTGGACCGGGCTCTGTCCGCCCGCACCGCTCACCCCGACTGGATCGTGGAGGCGCTCGGCGAGGCGCTCGCCCGTCCGGAGGAGGTCGAGGCGCTCCTCGCTGCGGACAACGCTCGACCCGCGGTCACGCTGGTCGCCCGTCCGGGCCTCTGCGACGTCGGCGAGCTGGGCGGCACGCCGGTCTCCGTCTCGCCGTACGCCGTCGAGCTCGAGAGCGGCGACCCGGGTGCGATCCCCGCTGTGCGCGAGGGGCGCGCCGGGGTCCAGGACGCCGGTTCCCAGGCCGTGGCGCTGGTGCTCGCGCGCGCGGTCGTCGAGGGGCGCGACGAGCGCTGGCTCGACCTGTGCGCCGGCCCCGGCGGCAAGGCCGCTCTGCTCGCCGCGCTCGCCGCGCAGCAGGGCGCCCGGGTGCTGGCCAACGAGCGTCAGCCCCACCGCGCCGCCCTGGTCGCCCAGGGAGTCCGCGCTGCGGTCGCCGGCGTCCTGGGGGTCGTCACGGGTGACGGCACCCGCCCGGCCTGGGCGCCGGGCTCGTTCGACCGGGTCTTGGTGGACGCGCCGTGCAGCGGCCTCGGAGCCCTGCGCCGACGACCGGAGAGCCGCTGGCGGCGTACGCGGGCCGACGTCGAGGAGCTCGTGCCCCTCCAGGTGGCTCTGCTCGGTGCGGCGCTCGACTCGGTCCGGCCCGGGGGAGTCGTGGTCTACGCGACCTGCTCACCGGTGGTCGAGGAGACTGCCGGCGTGGTGGCGACCGTGCTGGCGGTGCGGGACGACGTCGTCCTGGAGGACGCTCCCGCGCTGCTCCCGGAAGCGGGCGACGCAGTCTCGGCGCACCTCGAGGGTGCCCTGCAGCTCTGGCCGCACCGGCACGGTACGGACGCGATGTTCGTCGCACTGCTCCGGCGCCGCTAGCACCCGCCGCCACCCCTAGGATGGGCCTCGCCATGGGAATCCAGATCACGCCGAGCGTCCTGAACGCCGACCTGTCACGCCTCGCCGACGAGGTCGCCCGCATCCCCAGCTCGGACTGGATCCACGTGGACGTGATGGACAACCACTTCGTCCCGAACCTGACCCTCGGTCTCCCGGTCTTCGAGTCGCTCGCGAAGGCGACCGGTACCCCGTTGGACGCGCACCTGATGATCGCCGACCCGGACCGCTGGGCGCCGGCGTACGCGGAGGCGGGCGCGGGCTCGGTGACCTTCCACGCCGAGGCCGCCGCTGCGCCGATCCGGCTGGCTCGCGAGCTCCGGGCGAAGGGTGCCCGCGCGTCGATGGCGCTCAAGCCCGCTACCGGCATCGAGCAGTACGCCGACGTGCTCGGCGAGCTCGACATGCTGCTGGTGATGACCGTCGAGCCCGGCTTCGGCGGCCAGAAGTTCCTCGACGTCTGCCTGCCGAAGATCCGCCGCGCACGTGAGCTGATCTCCGCGGCCGGCCTCGAGGTCTGGTTGCAGGTCGACGGCGGAGTCTCCCTGGACACGATCGAGCGCTGCGCCGAGGCCGGCGCCGACGTGTTCGTCGCCGGTTCCGCGGTGTTCTCCGCCGAGGACCCCGACGCGATGGTGCGCGAGCTGAAGGCCAGGGCCGAGTCAGTCTGACGCCGAGCGGGCCCAGATGTCCCGCTCCCGTACGCCGAGCGGGCGCAGATGTCCCGCTCCCGTACGCCGAGCGGGCGCAGATGTCCCGCGCCCTGAACATCTCAGCCCTCTCGGCGGTGTGAGGTGGGACATCTCAGCCCGCTCGGCGTTCGAGGGTGGGACATGTCAGCCCTCTCGGCGTTCATGGGGTGTGCGCGGCCTCACGTCAAAAATAGAACGCGTTCTAGTCTGAGATGTGGCAGGCTTGTCCCTACGAGTGAGAACTCGCGTGCTCTGGGATCGGTGAAAGTCCGAGCCGGCGGTTAAAGTCCGCGACCCGTTCGCAGCCAGCGATCGGTTGACCAGGTGAAACTCCTGGACCGACGGTGAAAGTCCGGATGGGAAGACGCACGCTGGGTCTCGTGCCAGGACGTCCACGACGTCCTCGTGCGCGGCCTGTGCGCACTTCCCTGCACCCCTCTCAGAGTCCGCGAGCCGGACGGAGAGGAGCGGTGCAGTGGCTGCAGACCAGCCCACGATCGAGCGTGCGATGCGCCGTGCCCTCGAACTGGCCGCGACTTCCGGCGTCCCGCACGGACCGAACCCACGAGTCGGGTGCGTGCTGCTGGCTACCGACGGCTCGGTGATCGCGGAGGGCTTCCACCGCGGCGCGGGCACCGCGCACGCCGAGGCTGCGGCCCTCGCGGCGGCGTACGAGCTCGCCGGCCCCGAGGCCGCCCGCGGCGCGACCGCGGTGGTGACCCTCGAACCGTGCAACCACACCGGCCGCACGGGGCCTTGCGCCCGTGCCCTCGTCAACGCCGGCGTGGCGAGGGTCGTCTTCGCCCAGCCCGACCCGAACCCGCTCGCCGCCGGGGGAGCCGCGACGCTGCGCGAGGCCGGGATCGCGGTGGAGACCGGACTGCTCGAGCGCGAGTCGCGTCGGTTGAACCGAGCCTGGACGTTCGCCCTCGAGCACGGACGTCCGTTCGTGACCTGGAAGCTCGCCGCCACCCTGGACGGTCGGAGCGCGGCGGCGGACGGTTCCAGCCGGTGGATCACAGGCGAGGAGGCCCGCCGCGACGTGCACCGCCTGCGCGCGGAGTGCGACGCGATCCTGGTCGGCACC
The DNA window shown above is from Marmoricola sp. OAE513 and carries:
- a CDS encoding transcription antitermination factor NusB, whose amino-acid sequence is MPKVDPARLVAFDVLRAVADNDAYANLELSRLLREQGLGGRDAALATELVGGTLRALGTYDDIVDRLVTRELDPPVRDALRLGAHQLLAMRVPTHAAVDTTVGLVKDRIGHKPSGLVNAVLRKIAAQPLEAWMLDRALSARTAHPDWIVEALGEALARPEEVEALLAADNARPAVTLVARPGLCDVGELGGTPVSVSPYAVELESGDPGAIPAVREGRAGVQDAGSQAVALVLARAVVEGRDERWLDLCAGPGGKAALLAALAAQQGARVLANERQPHRAALVAQGVRAAVAGVLGVVTGDGTRPAWAPGSFDRVLVDAPCSGLGALRRRPESRWRRTRADVEELVPLQVALLGAALDSVRPGGVVVYATCSPVVEETAGVVATVLAVRDDVVLEDAPALLPEAGDAVSAHLEGALQLWPHRHGTDAMFVALLRRR
- the ribD gene encoding bifunctional diaminohydroxyphosphoribosylaminopyrimidine deaminase/5-amino-6-(5-phosphoribosylamino)uracil reductase RibD, with translation MRRALELAATSGVPHGPNPRVGCVLLATDGSVIAEGFHRGAGTAHAEAAALAAAYELAGPEAARGATAVVTLEPCNHTGRTGPCARALVNAGVARVVFAQPDPNPLAAGGAATLREAGIAVETGLLERESRRLNRAWTFALEHGRPFVTWKLAATLDGRSAAADGSSRWITGEEARRDVHRLRAECDAILVGTGTALTDDPALTVRDEVGELVGLQPLRVVVGERELPPGARLLDGSAETVHLQTRDVAGALAELHELGIQHVFLEGGPTLGAAFLAAGRVDEVVAYVAPKLLGSGRSAVADLGIESITGALELEVEDVTVLGHDVRFTGRPRHHGKKD
- the rpe gene encoding ribulose-phosphate 3-epimerase, whose product is MGIQITPSVLNADLSRLADEVARIPSSDWIHVDVMDNHFVPNLTLGLPVFESLAKATGTPLDAHLMIADPDRWAPAYAEAGAGSVTFHAEAAAAPIRLARELRAKGARASMALKPATGIEQYADVLGELDMLLVMTVEPGFGGQKFLDVCLPKIRRARELISAAGLEVWLQVDGGVSLDTIERCAEAGADVFVAGSAVFSAEDPDAMVRELKARAESV